One genomic region from Deltaproteobacteria bacterium encodes:
- a CDS encoding DUF1565 domain-containing protein, which yields MRFTKGWMWVLVLALMSASIVGCGCGDDDDDDDSGSPADDDATDDDSDDDATDDDSDDDADDDADDDADDDADDDVEPQCVDTDGDTRGENCDAGPDCDDADENNWASCATCLDNDGDLVFAGCDAYTSIDGPDCNDGDAAVWQFLAGFVDADGDYFFGTEVPVCSGDSLPGGYADEGDDCDDTNPDVNPAGFDIPDDGIDQDCDSGDFTAEDSNGFFVDEVSGNDSNAGTQAAPFATIQKGIDEAAAVDGGENVYIAGGTYDESVVTTEASLFGGYDPADWTRDLVNNPSIVNGQTTFAIYAIPTQPVTVDGFEVNMPDSVVTSSMGIMVSGGEIRISNNIIAGGDDCGKNYGVYSFLNNDVTVVDNQVTTGANLTSAAYGIFAYALNSDVRNNVISTPESATVAAGIYATAYSARVNGNNVDVGDPAANGYGLYLTGFDPSSSFEVNGNTVEGADAAAGAATGIFALLADFSLSDNVIDAGDGAVSSIGLFSQFAFGIFAEGNVFRAGSSAGNFGVYAINFGDSMFENNLIHAGTATTSSIGLYLTNIDGESVIGNNTILAAPAGSSYSVGAFLYPYQDTMFAPMTVINNTITVGAATTDTYGVYFSNDSSGAPLTFVGNNITSSATPDCLFLQADTADCINDLADINDCSWTDCADASMNLNTSAGFVNAGAGNYDLTAGSDLVDAGANPFAYLSGSLASLLYRDVMDRPRPRGAGWDIGAYEYQP from the coding sequence ATGCGTTTTACAAAGGGATGGATGTGGGTGCTGGTCCTCGCCCTGATGTCCGCGTCGATCGTCGGCTGCGGTTGCGGCGATGACGATGACGACGACGATTCCGGCTCGCCCGCGGACGACGACGCCACGGATGACGATTCCGACGACGACGCCACGGATGACGACTCCGATGATGACGCCGACGACGACGCCGACGACGACGCGGACGACGATGCGGATGACGACGTCGAACCGCAATGCGTGGACACCGATGGCGACACGCGCGGCGAGAACTGCGACGCGGGTCCCGACTGCGACGACGCCGATGAGAACAACTGGGCGAGCTGCGCGACCTGTTTGGACAACGACGGCGACCTGGTTTTCGCCGGGTGCGACGCCTACACGTCGATCGACGGGCCGGACTGCAACGACGGCGATGCCGCGGTGTGGCAGTTTCTGGCCGGATTCGTCGATGCCGATGGCGACTACTTCTTCGGCACCGAGGTGCCGGTGTGTTCGGGCGACAGTCTGCCCGGCGGCTATGCCGACGAAGGCGACGACTGCGACGACACGAATCCGGACGTGAATCCCGCGGGATTCGATATTCCGGACGACGGCATCGATCAGGACTGCGACAGCGGAGATTTCACCGCCGAGGATTCGAACGGCTTCTTTGTCGATGAGGTGAGCGGCAACGACTCCAACGCGGGCACGCAGGCCGCACCCTTCGCGACGATCCAGAAGGGCATCGACGAAGCCGCGGCTGTGGATGGAGGCGAGAACGTCTACATCGCCGGTGGCACCTACGACGAGTCGGTCGTCACGACGGAGGCGTCGCTCTTCGGCGGATACGATCCGGCCGACTGGACGCGCGATCTCGTCAACAATCCGTCGATCGTCAACGGACAGACGACGTTCGCCATCTACGCCATTCCGACGCAGCCGGTCACCGTCGACGGGTTCGAGGTGAACATGCCGGACTCGGTGGTCACGTCCTCGATGGGGATCATGGTGAGTGGAGGAGAGATCCGGATTTCGAACAACATCATCGCCGGCGGAGACGACTGCGGCAAGAACTACGGGGTCTACTCGTTTCTGAACAACGACGTCACGGTCGTCGACAATCAGGTGACGACCGGCGCGAACCTCACCAGCGCGGCCTACGGCATCTTTGCGTACGCGCTGAATTCCGATGTCCGCAACAACGTCATTTCAACGCCGGAATCCGCGACCGTGGCTGCGGGCATTTATGCCACGGCATACTCCGCGCGCGTGAACGGTAACAATGTCGACGTCGGAGATCCCGCGGCCAACGGCTATGGCCTCTACCTCACCGGCTTTGACCCGAGCTCGTCGTTCGAGGTGAACGGCAACACCGTCGAAGGCGCGGACGCCGCGGCCGGCGCGGCGACGGGCATTTTTGCCCTTCTGGCCGACTTCAGCCTCTCCGATAACGTCATCGACGCGGGGGACGGCGCGGTCAGCTCCATCGGCCTTTTCTCGCAATTCGCCTTTGGCATATTCGCGGAGGGCAACGTCTTTCGCGCGGGCAGCTCGGCGGGCAACTTTGGGGTATACGCGATCAACTTCGGCGACAGCATGTTCGAGAACAATCTGATCCACGCCGGGACCGCGACGACGAGCAGCATCGGCCTTTATCTGACCAACATCGACGGGGAATCCGTGATCGGCAACAACACGATCCTCGCCGCTCCCGCCGGATCGAGCTACTCCGTCGGCGCGTTCCTGTATCCCTATCAGGATACCATGTTTGCACCGATGACGGTTATCAACAACACGATCACCGTCGGTGCCGCGACGACCGACACTTACGGAGTGTACTTCTCCAACGACAGCTCCGGCGCGCCGCTGACCTTCGTGGGCAACAACATCACGTCGTCCGCGACGCCCGACTGCCTCTTCCTCCAAGCCGACACGGCGGACTGCATCAACGACCTCGCCGACATCAACGACTGCTCGTGGACGGACTGCGCGGACGCGTCGATGAACCTGAATACGAGCGCCGGCTTCGTGAACGCGGGCGCGGGCAACTACGACCTGACCGCGGGCAGCGACCTCGTCGACGCCGGGGCCAATCCCTTCGCCTACCTGTCGGGATCGTTGGCGTCGTTGCTCTACCGGGACGTCATGGATCGTCCGCGCCCGCGCGGCGCGGGTTGGGATATCGGGGCGTACGAATACCAGCCCTGA